A stretch of the Amia ocellicauda isolate fAmiCal2 chromosome 10, fAmiCal2.hap1, whole genome shotgun sequence genome encodes the following:
- the igbp1 gene encoding immunoglobulin-binding protein 1, translated as MAAAESNLDKPKSDAESPKLSELLDSGWKALDEVDSTNEPTGSHPIQVKIKRAILQLEEASRMATQLDLFSRNEELEEIATADLKYLLLPALLGALTMKQVNLAQRLEQVRKARVYFWDFLKRSQDYDIMKFELPKPAGEPSDEAADEAAEELSSRPPTTNTSDLIAMAVRRQAKIERYKQKKETEAKLSEIKAAVDSGQAEDEIVRDFYLLNVRRWVSIAVEEIESIDQEIEILKRMEGLKKNAAQPSRAPHHRPPMKPFILTKDAVQARVFGAGYPSLPTMTVDDWYEQHRKQGILPDQGIPRSAADLDSEEREKEEKERQIENDDEEALQKARDWDNWKDTHRRGYGNRKNMG; from the exons ATGGCGGCTGCAGAAAGCAACCTCGACAAGCCCAAATCCGACGCGGAGTCGCCGAAGCTGTCCGAGCTGCTGGACTCCGGCTGGAAGGCGCTGGACGAGGTGGACAGCACCAACGAGCCCACCGGGTCGCACCCGATCCAGGTGAAAATCAAGCGGGCGATTCTGCAGTTAGAGGAAGCCTCTCGGATGGCCACCCAGCTGGACTTGTTCAG CCGCAATGAGGAGCTGGAGGAGATCGCCACGGCCGACCTGAAGTACCTGCTGCTGCCGGCGCTGCTGGGCGCGCTGACCATGAAGCAGGTGAACCTGGCGCAGCGGCTGGAGCAGGTGCGCAAGGCCCGGGTCTACTTCTGGGACTTCCTGAAGAGGAGCCAGGACTACGACATCATGAAGTTCGAGCTGCCCAAGCCGGCGGGCGAGCCGTCGGACGAGGCGGCGGACGAGGCGGCGGAAGAGCTGAGCAGCCGGCCCCCCACCACCAACACCTCCGACCTGATCGCCATGGCTGTCCGGAGGCAGGCCAAAATAGAGAG GTATAAACAGAAGAAGGAGACGGAGGCCAAGCTGTCTGAGATCAAGGCGGCCGTGGACAGTGGGCAGGCAGAGGACGAGATCGTGAGGGACTTCTACCTCCTGAACGTGCGGAGGTGGGTCTCCATCGCGGTGGAGGAGATCGAGAGCATCGACCAGGAGATCGAGATCCTGAAGAGGATGGAAGGACTGAAGAAG aACGCTGCCCAGCCATCCCGCGCCCCCCACCACAGACCCCCGATGAAGCCGTTCATCCTCACCAAAGACGCGGTGCAGGCCAG GGTGTTTGGTGCCGGCTACCCCAGCCTCCCCACCATGACTGTGGACGACTGGTACGAACAGCACCGCAAACAAGGAATCCTCCCTGACCAGGGGATCCCCCGCAGTGCAG CCGACCTGGATAGCGAGGAGCGCgagaaggaggagaaggagcGCCAGATCGAGAACGACGACGAGGAGGCCCTGCAGAAAGCGCGCGACTGGGACAACTGGAAGGACACGCACAGGCGGGGCTACGGCAACCGCAAGAACATGGGCtga